A genomic stretch from Melospiza georgiana isolate bMelGeo1 chromosome 27, bMelGeo1.pri, whole genome shotgun sequence includes:
- the TMEM25 gene encoding transmembrane protein 25 isoform X3 — protein sequence MGCASGWPGAALALLLLPLLSLLALCLAALEELDPATERQPRTVCTLQEGESRIFTCWVPRPAPGATLAWYLNGQKQEVNLSTADTASILTFTGQRSDHQLNCSLTIPTSSESYNTSILLNVQYKPEILQEGAHYQQVEGTGLLLVLFVLVQANPPASITWMDKHGHVMANTSKFLLGATSYPGLANHSLHIHLNCTAGNLSISAANSVGITTASLLPAVQVCWMPVWSCLSWELPLEQPWPYLPCSAWAPVLPAWHVACPSLCEVRGKQDAAHAARAPSAAALSPRSPRACVCPARHSPCHPTCASVTLHRKRELPPRMQEPVLGEKKVPC from the exons ATGGGGTGTGCCAGCGGCTGGCCGGGGGCTGCCCTTGCCCTCCTGCTGCTACCGCTGCTCAGCCTCCTGGCGCTCTGCTTGGCAG cactggaggAACTGGACCCCGCCACTGAGAGGCAGCCGCGAACAGTGTGCACCCTGCAGGAGGGGGAGAGTCGTATCTTCACCTGCTGGGTGCCCCGGCCAGCCCCCGGTGCCACGCTGGCCTGGTACCTCAACGGTCAGAAACAGGAAGTGAACCTCTCGACTgcagacactgccagcatcctCACCTTCACTGGCCAGCGCTCCGACCACCAGCTCAACTGCTCCCTGACCATCCCGACCTCCAGTGAGAGCTACAACACCTCCATCCTTCTCAATGTGCAGT ATAAGCCAGAGATCCTCCAGGAAGGTGCCCACTACCAGCAGGTTGAGGGCACTGGCCTTCTCCTGGTGCTCTTTGTGCTGGTGCAAGCCAACCCACCTGCCAGCATCACCTGGATGGACAAGCATGGGCATGTGATGGCTAACACCTCCAAGTTTCTCCTGGGTGCCACAAGCTACCCAGGGCTGGCCAACCACTCACTCCACATCCATCTTAACTGCACAGCTGGAAACCTCTCCATCAGTGCAGCCAACAGTGTGGGCATCACCActgcctccctcctgcctgcag TGCAGGTCTGCTGGATGCCCGTGTGGAGCTGCCTGTCCTGGGAGTTGCCattggagcagccctggccctatctgccctgctcagcctgggctcctgtgctgcctgcctggcaTGTCGCTTGCCCGAGCTTATGCGAGGTCCGGGGCAAGCAGGACGCAGCCCACgcagccagggctcccagtgcagcagctctgagcccccGCAGCCCCAGGGCATGCGTCTGCCCCGCCAGACACAGTCCCTGCCACCCAACCTGCGCCTCGGTGACCTTGCACAGGAAGAGGGAG CTTCCCCCAAGGATGCAGGAGCCAGTGCTAGGGGAGAAGAAAGTGCCCTGCTAG
- the TMEM25 gene encoding transmembrane protein 25 isoform X2, which produces MHCPARRARAQSRTADRAAHGSSNAAALEELDPATERQPRTVCTLQEGESRIFTCWVPRPAPGATLAWYLNGQKQEVNLSTADTASILTFTGQRSDHQLNCSLTIPTSSESYNTSILLNVQYKPEILQEGAHYQQVEGTGLLLVLFVLVQANPPASITWMDKHGHVMANTSKFLLGATSYPGLANHSLHIHLNCTAGNLSISAANSVGITTASLLPAGLLDARVELPVLGVAIGAALALSALLSLGSCAACLACRLPELMRGPGQAGRSPRSQGSQCSSSEPPQPQGMRLPRQTQSLPPNLRLGDLAQEEGASPKDAGASARGEESALLGLENSLVRSKLGFIQLPVSGRIYKVPSMSSDEIWL; this is translated from the exons ATGCACTGCCctgcccgccgggcccgggcgcAGAGCCGCACTGCAGACCGGGCTGCACacggcagcagcaatgctgcAG cactggaggAACTGGACCCCGCCACTGAGAGGCAGCCGCGAACAGTGTGCACCCTGCAGGAGGGGGAGAGTCGTATCTTCACCTGCTGGGTGCCCCGGCCAGCCCCCGGTGCCACGCTGGCCTGGTACCTCAACGGTCAGAAACAGGAAGTGAACCTCTCGACTgcagacactgccagcatcctCACCTTCACTGGCCAGCGCTCCGACCACCAGCTCAACTGCTCCCTGACCATCCCGACCTCCAGTGAGAGCTACAACACCTCCATCCTTCTCAATGTGCAGT ATAAGCCAGAGATCCTCCAGGAAGGTGCCCACTACCAGCAGGTTGAGGGCACTGGCCTTCTCCTGGTGCTCTTTGTGCTGGTGCAAGCCAACCCACCTGCCAGCATCACCTGGATGGACAAGCATGGGCATGTGATGGCTAACACCTCCAAGTTTCTCCTGGGTGCCACAAGCTACCCAGGGCTGGCCAACCACTCACTCCACATCCATCTTAACTGCACAGCTGGAAACCTCTCCATCAGTGCAGCCAACAGTGTGGGCATCACCActgcctccctcctgcctgcag GTCTGCTGGATGCCCGTGTGGAGCTGCCTGTCCTGGGAGTTGCCattggagcagccctggccctatctgccctgctcagcctgggctcctgtgctgcctgcctggcaTGTCGCTTGCCCGAGCTTATGCGAGGTCCGGGGCAAGCAGGACGCAGCCCACgcagccagggctcccagtgcagcagctctgagcccccGCAGCCCCAGGGCATGCGTCTGCCCCGCCAGACACAGTCCCTGCCACCCAACCTGCGCCTCGGTGACCTTGCACAGGAAGAGGGAG CTTCCCCCAAGGATGCAGGAGCCAGTGCTAGGGGAGAAGAAAGTGCCCTGCTAGGACTGGAAAACTCCCTGGTCCGCAGCAAGCTTG GTTTTATCCAGCTCCCAGTGTCTGGGCGCATCTACAAAGTGCCCAGCATGAGCAGTGATGAGAtctggctgtga
- the TMEM25 gene encoding transmembrane protein 25 isoform X1, with amino-acid sequence MGCASGWPGAALALLLLPLLSLLALCLAALEELDPATERQPRTVCTLQEGESRIFTCWVPRPAPGATLAWYLNGQKQEVNLSTADTASILTFTGQRSDHQLNCSLTIPTSSESYNTSILLNVQYKPEILQEGAHYQQVEGTGLLLVLFVLVQANPPASITWMDKHGHVMANTSKFLLGATSYPGLANHSLHIHLNCTAGNLSISAANSVGITTASLLPAGLLDARVELPVLGVAIGAALALSALLSLGSCAACLACRLPELMRGPGQAGRSPRSQGSQCSSSEPPQPQGMRLPRQTQSLPPNLRLGDLAQEEGASPKDAGASARGEESALLGLENSLVRSKLGFIQLPVSGRIYKVPSMSSDEIWL; translated from the exons ATGGGGTGTGCCAGCGGCTGGCCGGGGGCTGCCCTTGCCCTCCTGCTGCTACCGCTGCTCAGCCTCCTGGCGCTCTGCTTGGCAG cactggaggAACTGGACCCCGCCACTGAGAGGCAGCCGCGAACAGTGTGCACCCTGCAGGAGGGGGAGAGTCGTATCTTCACCTGCTGGGTGCCCCGGCCAGCCCCCGGTGCCACGCTGGCCTGGTACCTCAACGGTCAGAAACAGGAAGTGAACCTCTCGACTgcagacactgccagcatcctCACCTTCACTGGCCAGCGCTCCGACCACCAGCTCAACTGCTCCCTGACCATCCCGACCTCCAGTGAGAGCTACAACACCTCCATCCTTCTCAATGTGCAGT ATAAGCCAGAGATCCTCCAGGAAGGTGCCCACTACCAGCAGGTTGAGGGCACTGGCCTTCTCCTGGTGCTCTTTGTGCTGGTGCAAGCCAACCCACCTGCCAGCATCACCTGGATGGACAAGCATGGGCATGTGATGGCTAACACCTCCAAGTTTCTCCTGGGTGCCACAAGCTACCCAGGGCTGGCCAACCACTCACTCCACATCCATCTTAACTGCACAGCTGGAAACCTCTCCATCAGTGCAGCCAACAGTGTGGGCATCACCActgcctccctcctgcctgcag GTCTGCTGGATGCCCGTGTGGAGCTGCCTGTCCTGGGAGTTGCCattggagcagccctggccctatctgccctgctcagcctgggctcctgtgctgcctgcctggcaTGTCGCTTGCCCGAGCTTATGCGAGGTCCGGGGCAAGCAGGACGCAGCCCACgcagccagggctcccagtgcagcagctctgagcccccGCAGCCCCAGGGCATGCGTCTGCCCCGCCAGACACAGTCCCTGCCACCCAACCTGCGCCTCGGTGACCTTGCACAGGAAGAGGGAG CTTCCCCCAAGGATGCAGGAGCCAGTGCTAGGGGAGAAGAAAGTGCCCTGCTAGGACTGGAAAACTCCCTGGTCCGCAGCAAGCTTG GTTTTATCCAGCTCCCAGTGTCTGGGCGCATCTACAAAGTGCCCAGCATGAGCAGTGATGAGAtctggctgtga
- the IFT46 gene encoding intraflagellar transport protein 46 homolog, producing the protein MAAPRHVRTRKYRHGGAGRGGAGRGGAGRWLLPAARGRARPGRVGATGAAGGVAMATAAAAARRESRRAEPRPVENQPYDESLELPEADPGARSPLAGTAGRLRDSRRPGVPVGAAGSGGRGSGGKEEAAAHFPGPATFSEDDDEDDEDSEEDSSESDSEEDSEEHGATLEGDFNPADFDYLQVSSEIKDLFEYIKRYTPKTIEIEHKLQPFIPDFIPAVGDIDAFLKVPRPDGKSDNLGLLVLDEPSTKQSDPTVLSLWLTENSKQHNITQQIKVKSLENAENNPKAIESWIESISELHRCKPPATVHYSRPMPDIETLMQEWSPEFEELLGKVGLPSAEMSCDLAEYIDMICAILDIPVYKSRIHPLHVLFSLFLEFKNSQHFKPLADGQKGRSPPSNPPSQAAEAEVLSFN; encoded by the exons ATGGCGGCGCCGCGCCACGTCCGCACCCGGAAGTACCGTCACGGCGGGGCGGGGCGAGGCGGGGCGGGGCGAGGCGGGGCGGGGCGCTGGCTCCTCccggccgccagggggcgcgcGCGGCCGGGCCGAGTGGGCGCTACGGGCGCGGCGGGCGGAGTCGCCATGgcgacggcggcggcggcggcgcggcgggaaTCGAGGCGGGCGGAG CCCCGCCCGGTGGAGAACCAGCCGTACGACgagagcctggagctgcctgaggcCGATCCCGGAGCCCGCTCGCCGCTGGCGGGGACCGCGGGCCGCCTGCGGGACTCCCGTCGGCCCGGGGTGCCGGTCGGAgcggccgggagcggcggccggGGCAGCGGAGGGAAG gaggaggcagccgCACACTTCCCCGGCCCAGCCACCTTCAGCGAGGATGACGACGAGGACGATGAGGACTCGGAGGAAGATTCCTCGGAGAGCGACTCGGAGGAGGACTCGGAGGAGCACGGGGCCACGCTGGAGGG TGACTTCAATCCAGCAGATTTTGACTACCTGCAGGTGTCCTCTGAAATCAAAGATCTCTTTGAATACATCAAGAG GTACACTCCCAAAACAATAGAGATTGAGCACAAGCTGCAGCCTTTTATTCCAGACTTTATTCCTGCTGTTGGAGACATCGATGCATTCCTAAAG GTTCCTCGTCCTGATGGCAAGTCTGACAACCTTGGCCTGCTGGTCCTGGATGAGCCCTCAACCAAGCAGTCAGACCCCACCGTGCTCTCCCTTTGGCTGACAGAGAACTCCAAGCAGCACAACATCACG CAGCAAATAAAAGTGAAGAGTTTGGAGAATGCAGAAAATAACCCTAAAGCCATTGAGAGCTGGATTGAAAGTATTAGTGAACTGCATCGCTGCAAGCCTCCTGCCACAGTCCATTACTCCAG GCCAATGCCTGACATCGAGACCCTGATGCAAGAATGGTCACCAGAATTCGAGGAGCTCCTGGGAAAG GTGGGTCTTCCGAGCGCGGAGATGAGCTGTGACCTTGCCGAGTACATCGACATGATCTGCG CCATTCTGGACATCCCCGTGTACAAGAGCCGGATCCACCCTCTGCACGTCCTCTTCTCCCTCTTCTTGGAGTTCAAGAACTCGCAG cacttcAAGCCcctggctgatgggcagaaGGGCAGGAGCCCACCATCCAACCCACCCTCACAAGCAGCGGAGGCAGAGGTGTTGAGCTTTAATTGA